A part of Setaria viridis chromosome 8, Setaria_viridis_v4.0, whole genome shotgun sequence genomic DNA contains:
- the LOC117833478 gene encoding agamous-like MADS-box protein AGL65, whose protein sequence is MGRVKLKIKKLENSSGRQVTYSKRRSGILKKAKELSILCDIHLLLLMFSPSEKPTICIGEKSSIEEVIAKYAQLTPQERAKRKLESLEALKKTFKKLDHDVNIQDFLGSGGQTVEELSSHLGSLQCQMAEVQKRVSYWCDPEKVENIDHIRGMEQSLKDSLNRIRIHKENFAKQHLIGLHCAAAQFQTDMQLPLGLTGDPGPSSWFPNAGADGQQTMMLSDDSSLLHQRDIGCSTSTSLQSYPGYFSMSKQSTDTGGGSEHGQPAVHQQPPDFGQAECLTSLQLGAPFPYTPFDTSLFNERMFRPDAMELHDGSAGIDFGGGHFDMSRSGDEASFQNWASAACGASVFDHHQQQQHHQQQQPSSAQQQL, encoded by the exons ATGGGGAGGGTCAAACTGAAAATCAAAAAGCTGGAGAACAGCAGCGGGAGGCAGGTCACGTATTCGAAACGGCGGTCGGGCATCCTCAAGAAGGCCAAGGAGCTGTCCATCTTGTGCGAcatccatcttctcctcctcatGTTCTCGCCCTCAGAGAAGCCGACCATATGCATCGGCGAGAAGAG TAGCATTGAGGAAGTGATAGCAAAATATGCACAGTTAACCCCTCAGGAAAGGGCTAAAAG GAAATTGGAGAGCTTAGAA GCCCTAAAGAAGACTTTCAAGAAGCTAGACCATGACGTAAATATTCAGGACTTCTTAGGCTCTGG GGGTCAGACAGTCGAG GAGTTATCAAGCCATCTCGGTTCATTGCAATGTCAAATGGCAGAGGTTCAAAAGCGTGTCAG TTATTGGTGTGATCCTGAGAAGGTTGAGAATATCGATCATATAAGAGGAATGGAGCAATCTCTTAAAGACTCTCTTAATCGCATCCGAATCCATAAG GAGAACTTTGCAAAGCAACACCTGATCGGCCTGCACTGTGCTGCTGCTCAG TTCCAGACGGACATGCAGTTGCCTCTAGGACTGACCGGCGATCCGGGCCCTTCGTCGTGGTTCCCAAACGCCGGTGCTGATGGGCAGCAAACGATGATGCTATCGGACGACTCCAGCCTGCTTCATCAGAG GGACATTGGTTGCTCGACGAGCACGTCGCTGCAGAGCTACCCGGGCTACTTCAGCATGAGCAAGCAATCAACAGACACCGGTGGCGGCAGCGAGCATGGACAGCCGGCAGTGCACCAGCAGCCACCGGACTTCGGCCAGGCCGAGTGCCTGACGTCCCTGCAGCTGGGTGCACCGTTCCCGTACACGCCCTTTGACACAAGCCTCTTCAACGAAAGGATGTTCAGGCCGGATGCCATGGAGCTGCACGACGGCAGTGCAGGCATCGATTTCGGCGGCGGACACTTTGACATGTCCAGGTCCGGTGACGAGGCAAGCTTCCAAAACTGGGCATCAGCAGCATGCGGCGCATCCGTGTTCGAccaccatcagcagcagcagcatcaccaGCAGCAACAGCCATCATCTGCACAA CAACAACTCTAG
- the LOC117833477 gene encoding probable polygalacturonase, translating to MKGLVVVLALVLAAALGSVRGELRRLGDQAPPGSRPHSVTITEFGAVGDGKTLNTVAFQNAVFYVRSFADKGGAQLYVPKGRWLTGSFNLTSHLTLYLEKGAVIIGSKDSSQWPIVEPLPSYGQGLDLPGPRHRSLINGYNLTDVVITGNNGVIDGQGSVWWQWLRSHELNHSRPHLLEFLHSEKIVISNLTFLNSPAWSIHPVYCSNVKVHNVTIKTALDAPLTDGIVPDSCSNVCIEDSTVSVSHEAISLKSGWDKYGISFGRPTSNIHINRVDLLSSSGAALAFGSEMSGGISDIHVNHLRIHDSYKGISFKTSPGRGGYIKEVVVSDVKMEDVHIGIEFTGNCSSHPDDSFDPSQLPVINQITMKNLVGTNISTVGVLSGIDGAPFTAICLSNLNFSMVADSTSGSWSCSNVSGYSQSVFPQPCRELSDPSSSSSICFSLSRYSAIAIA from the exons ATGAAGGGTCTAGTA GTTGTCCTGGCATTGGTGCTGGCCGCCGCGCTCGGCTCGGTCCGTGGCGAATTGCGGCGGCTGGGGGACCAGGCGCCGCCGGGGTCGCGGCCGCACAGCGTCACCATCACCGAGTTcggcgccgtcggggacggCAAGACCCTCAACACGGTGGCCTTCCAGAACGCCGTGTTCTATGTCCGCTCCTTCGCCGACAAGGGCGGTGCGCAGCTGTACGTGCCCAAGGGCCGCTGGCTCACCGGCAGCTTCAACCTCACCAGTCACCTCACCCTCTACCTGGAGAAAGGCGCCGTCATCATCGGCTCAAAG GACTCGTCGCAGTGGCCGATTGTGGAACCTTTGCCATCTTATGGCCAAGGGCTAGATCTTCCTGGTCCTAGACATCGAAGCTTAATAAATGGATACAACTTGACTGATGTTGTCATAACCG GGAATAATGGAGTTATTGACGGCCAGGGATCAGTATGGTGGCAGTGGCTGCGCTCCCATGAGCTGAACCATAGTCGCCCTCATCTTCTGGAGTTTCTGCATTCTGAAAAAATTGTGATCTCAAACTTGACATTCTTAAATTCACCAGCCTGGAGCATACATCCAGTGTACTGCAG TAATGTAAAGGTTCACAATGTGACGATTAAGACTGCACTGGATGCTCCATTGACTGATGGCATAGTTCCAG ATTCATGTTCAAACGTATGCATTGAAGACAGCACAGTTAGTGTTAGTCATGAAGCCATCTCATTGAAAAGTGGATGGGACAAGTATGGCATTTCCTTTGGGCGGCCTACTTCTAACATTCATATCAACAGGGTGGATCTGCTATCATCTTCTGGAGCTGCTCTTGCATTTGGCAGCGAGATGTCAGGTGGAATCTCAGATATTCATGTTAACCACCTACGGATCCATGATTCCTACAAAGGCATTTCTTTCAAGACCTCACCAGGCCGTGGGGGTTACATAAAGGAAGTGGTCGTCTCTGATGTTAAAATGGAAGATGTCCATATTGGCATCGAGTTCACTGGTAACTGTTCAAGCCACCCAGATGACAGTTTTGACCCATCCCAGCTACCAGTGATCAATCAAATCACCATGAAGAACTTGGTCGGCACAAACATCTCAACTGTTGGAGTTTTGTCAGGAATTGATGGCGCCCCATTTACAGCTATTTGCCTGTCAAATCTCAATTTCTCGATGGTTGCTGATTCTACTTCAGGTTCCTGGTCATGTTCAAATGTTTCTGGGTACTCCCAATCTGTCTTCCCTCAACCTTGCAGAGAGCTTAGTGATCCATCCTCAAGCTCTTCTATCTGTTTCTCCCTTTCTAGGTACAGTGCCATTGCAATAGCATAA